One genomic segment of Oceanispirochaeta sp. includes these proteins:
- a CDS encoding NAD(P)-binding domain-containing protein, with protein MSIKNIAWIGTGVMGRSMCLHLMERVLEPRGFIRSSNP; from the coding sequence TTGAGTATAAAAAATATAGCCTGGATCGGAACAGGCGTTATGGGCCGGTCTATGTGTCTCCATCTGATGGAAAGGGTATTGGAACCCAGGGGCTTTATAAGGTCTTCGAATCCCTGA
- a CDS encoding FAD binding domain-containing protein, with amino-acid sequence MVKFFYPESLSEALDIKNSKKVLPLAGGTDLMVRYENWSSLPADFPSSVMTIGHLKELQFVTEEKGYLCIGGGVTLNQLLNDSRIPRSLALSLDEIAAPALRNLATLAGNIQNASPAADSLPPLIVANASLRLISKNGSRKMTVRDFVTGPGKTSLNENELIESVRIPLDFIRSEEKGHLIYRKVGTRKANALSKLSACFWVLKDRGVIKDIRMSLGAVAAVVVRLEESEEKLTGLKSGELLSAWKDVRGDYEKAVRPIDDQRSTAVYRKRTALKLMDAFIQEASED; translated from the coding sequence ATGGTGAAGTTTTTCTATCCCGAGAGTCTTTCTGAGGCTCTGGACATTAAGAACAGCAAGAAAGTTCTCCCTCTGGCCGGCGGTACGGATCTGATGGTCCGCTATGAGAACTGGAGCAGTCTTCCTGCTGATTTTCCCTCATCAGTCATGACCATCGGGCATCTGAAGGAGCTTCAGTTTGTGACCGAAGAAAAGGGATACCTCTGCATCGGCGGGGGAGTGACTCTAAATCAGCTCCTGAATGATTCACGAATTCCCCGCTCACTGGCACTGTCTCTGGATGAAATAGCCGCCCCGGCGCTGAGGAATCTGGCGACTCTGGCCGGAAATATTCAGAATGCCTCCCCCGCGGCGGATTCTCTCCCTCCCCTTATTGTGGCCAATGCCAGTCTCCGGCTGATTTCTAAAAATGGATCGAGAAAAATGACTGTTCGGGACTTTGTGACCGGACCGGGAAAGACCAGTCTGAATGAAAATGAATTGATCGAATCAGTACGGATTCCTCTGGATTTTATCCGCAGCGAAGAGAAGGGCCATCTGATCTACCGGAAGGTGGGAACCCGTAAAGCCAATGCTCTTTCCAAGCTTTCGGCCTGCTTCTGGGTTCTTAAGGATCGGGGAGTGATCAAAGATATCCGTATGTCTCTAGGGGCGGTCGCCGCTGTTGTAGTCCGTCTCGAAGAATCTGAAGAGAAACTGACGGGATTGAAGTCGGGTGAACTGCTGTCTGCCTGGAAGGATGTTCGGGGGGATTATGAAAAAGCCGTCCGGCCCATAGACGATCAGCGTTCCACTGCTGTTTATAGAAAACGGACGGCTCTCAAATTAATGGATGCTTTTATTCAGGAAGCTTCGGAAGACTGA
- a CDS encoding (2Fe-2S)-binding protein has translation MKDGKIRFTLNGRDVVYEDSPLRRLLDVLREDLGETGVKEGCGEGECGACSILLNGKLVNSCMIAMGTIHEKELMTIEGLRETEQGKCIIDAFADAGAVQCGFCIPGMVMAAQSVLQDAPRPSEEEIRKGISGNLCRCTGYDQIVQAVQMASEKGAGLW, from the coding sequence ATGAAGGACGGTAAGATTAGATTCACCCTGAACGGCAGAGATGTCGTGTATGAGGACAGTCCTCTCAGGCGGCTATTAGATGTGCTCCGGGAAGACCTGGGTGAAACCGGGGTCAAGGAAGGCTGCGGAGAAGGGGAGTGCGGCGCCTGCAGTATCCTGCTGAACGGAAAACTCGTGAACAGCTGTATGATTGCCATGGGAACCATTCATGAAAAAGAGCTGATGACCATCGAAGGTCTCAGAGAGACGGAACAGGGCAAGTGCATCATCGATGCCTTTGCCGATGCGGGAGCCGTGCAGTGCGGATTCTGCATCCCCGGTATGGTCATGGCCGCCCAGTCGGTCCTCCAGGATGCACCCCGTCCCAGTGAAGAGGAAATCCGGAAAGGAATTTCGGGAAATCTCTGCCGCTGTACCGGTTATGATCAGATCGTTCAGGCCGTTCAGATGGCTTCAGAAAAGGGAGCGGGATTATGGTGA
- a CDS encoding DUF6675 family protein has translation MIKRTIALCLLSTFISVFITALPADSDILSFDKMTSFLSSQQKSDLLNTGELTEFHFSSFDPLLLPDVGMVNEIRSMVLKEELNMGIEGLFLFKDFDSAAYNANPETTKLALYNALRSVSTLEGIEYYSASREEMRTLFVESWMIPDLDSARNRLSDSIVTTIPGKDSFFIHQKDKSFGRHESVMEFVYSSPVIWSVIINQTPMYYKGFLKAMNPQQLQIHLLVMPTDQGLLFYGISAADTINIRAFREKANNSFYNRVKALYAWYIGRIQ, from the coding sequence ATGATTAAAAGAACAATTGCACTCTGCCTTCTCAGCACCTTTATTTCTGTCTTTATAACTGCCCTTCCGGCAGATTCCGATATTCTCTCCTTTGACAAGATGACATCTTTCCTCAGCAGTCAACAAAAATCAGACCTACTCAACACGGGTGAGCTGACAGAGTTTCACTTCAGCAGCTTTGATCCCCTCCTGCTTCCGGATGTAGGCATGGTCAATGAGATCCGGAGCATGGTGCTGAAGGAAGAACTGAATATGGGAATAGAGGGGCTTTTCCTTTTTAAGGACTTTGACAGCGCCGCCTACAATGCCAATCCCGAAACGACGAAACTGGCTCTCTACAATGCCCTGCGCTCTGTCAGCACCCTGGAGGGAATCGAATACTATTCCGCCTCCCGGGAAGAAATGAGAACCCTCTTTGTAGAGTCCTGGATGATTCCCGATCTTGATTCCGCCAGGAACAGACTTTCAGATTCTATTGTGACGACCATACCCGGCAAAGACAGTTTTTTTATCCATCAGAAAGACAAGAGCTTCGGAAGACACGAATCGGTCATGGAGTTTGTCTATTCATCACCGGTTATCTGGTCGGTGATCATCAACCAGACTCCCATGTATTACAAGGGATTCCTGAAAGCCATGAACCCTCAGCAGCTGCAGATCCACCTTCTGGTGATGCCCACAGATCAGGGACTCCTGTTCTATGGAATCTCCGCAGCAGACACAATCAATATCAGGGCCTTCAGAGAAAAGGCTAACAATTCTTTCTACAACAGGGTGAAGGCCCTCTATGCCTGGTACATAGGAAGAATTCAATAA
- a CDS encoding SlyX family protein produces the protein MDERDEKLVNLDSRIMYLEDSLRQMNLQLMKKDRLLDLMQEKISGLEEKMKDMDERKMNVSSLDAGEERPPHY, from the coding sequence ATGGATGAACGTGATGAAAAACTTGTGAACCTGGACAGCAGGATCATGTACCTGGAAGACAGCCTTCGGCAGATGAACCTCCAGCTGATGAAAAAGGATCGATTATTAGACTTAATGCAGGAGAAAATCTCCGGTCTGGAAGAGAAGATGAAGGACATGGATGAGAGGAAAATGAATGTCTCCTCCCTGGATGCGGGAGAAGAACGGCCTCCCCATTATTGA